TCCGATACTTCTGCGGATTGCGGACAGCTGTCTTGTCACTGAATGTTTGCCAAAACAGTTCTAACAGTTCGGTCACAGCACGCGTGGGCGATTTTGACGGGAATTCATAGAATTATTCATAAAGCGAACTGGTCCGCTGGTTATGTCGGATTCATCCCATCTGCGAATACGCTCCGAATTGACCGAACGCCAAGAGCCACAAGCGATCCCCACCACCGAACGTTCGGCTCTCCGGCGGCCCGGACAAGCGCCGACCGGTCAACCCTTTGTGGCGGACGGAGTTTCGGACTGGACCGAGTCGAACAGGTCGGCACAGCGGGTCAGCAGGTCTTGCAGAGTGGCGCGTTCGGCGTCGGTGAAACCGGCGGCGACGGCACGCTCGACTCGGACGGCGCGGGCGTCGGCGTCCCGCATCACCGCGGTGCCCGCCTCGGTCAACCTGGTTTCCAGGATGTTCTTGTGCCACGCGTGCGGGGTCCGCTCGATGAGACCGCGATCCTGCAGATTGGACAGCACGGTGTTCATCGTGGGCGGGGTGACGCCGCAGAGCCGGGCCAGCGCCGCGGCCGAGATGCCGGGGTTCTCATCGAGGTGCAGCAGGGCCGCGTACTGGGGCACCGTGACGCCCGCCGGCTTCAAGGCGGCATGCTTCGCCGTTTGCAGCGCCTGTTCGGCGCGCTTCACGTACGAGCCGATGCGCTCGGTGGAGGGCAGGGACGTCATCACCCGATCGTATCCGCCCATCTGATCATTAGACCCTTGACGAACTCTAATCTAGCTTCGTATTCATTCTTCAATGAGAGGCTTAACCATGCAGCACCCGACCCGACGCCGCCGGTCGACCCTGGCCATCGCCCTGGCCTGCGGTCTGCTCGCGGCCTGCGGCACCGAGGACGCCGCGCCACCCACTCCGGCCGCGCAGGCCACCCGGATCAGCACCGCCTACGCGCTACCGAGCGAGCACGCCTACCCCGAGGGCATCGCCGCCGACCCGCGCACCGGCGACACCTACGTCGGCTCGTACACCACCGGCGCGATCTACCGGGCCACCCCCGGTGCCGCAACGGCCGAGGTCTTCCTCCCCGAGGGAGCCGACGGCCGCAAGACCGCCAACGGCTTGAAAGTCGACCAGGCGGGACGACTGTGGGTGACCGACTCGACCGCCGGAGTCACCGTGTACGACACCGCGACTCGCGCGCCGATCGCCCGCTTCGATGTCGCCGGAACCGCGCCGAGATTCGTCAACGACCTCGCCGTCACGCCGGACGGCACGGCCTATTTGACCGATTCCAGCCGCGGCGTCGTCTATCGCGTCACCGCCGATCAGGTCAGCGCGACCGCCGCGGACGGCGGACGTGCCGAGCTGACCGCACACTTCGACTTGAACCCGGCGATGGCGCCGCACGCGCCGAGCGACTTCACCCTGAACGGCATCGTGGCCGACCCCGCCGGTCGCTATCTGCTGGCCGTCGATATGCACGCGGGCGAGTTGTTCCGAATCGACCTCACCCCCAACGCAATCGGCCAGATCCGCAAGGTCGCGCTGCGCGGCGGCGAGCTGACCTTCGGCGACGGGCTGGACCTGCACGACCACACGCTGTGGGCGGTGCAGAACACGGCCGCGACGATCTCGCGCTGGACGCTCGCCGACGACGGGACCACCGCCACCCTGGACGCGCGCTTCACCGACGAATCCCTGGCCCTGCCAACCACATTGGTGCGGGTGGACGACCGGATTCTGGTCGTCTCCTCGCAATTCGACAAGGGCGGCCCGATGGGCCCGGGTACGCCGGAGCCGTTCGCCGTGCTCGCGGTATCCGGGATCTGACCCTGTAGTTACACCCGGCTGGAATTAAGGTTAGGCTTACCTGTATAGTAGGTCACGGAGTAAGCGGAAGGGACGCCGCGACAAGCCGAAAGCCGGCCCACCCGAGGGTGGACCGGCTTTCGGTTTTTCTGAAGGTGTTGCCGGAAGGCAGGACTCAGAAGTCCATGCCGCCCATGCCACCGGTCGGGTCGCCCGCGGGAGCGGCGGCCTTCTCCGGCTTGTCGGCGACGACGGCCTCGGTGGTGAGGAACAGCGCCGCGATGGACGCCGCGTTCTGCAGCGCCGAGCGGGTGACCTTGACCGGGTCGGCAACGCCGGCGGCCAGCAGGTCCTCGTAGGCGCCCGAGTCGGCGTTCAGGCCGTGGCCCGCCGGGAGGTTCGAAACCTTCTCGGCGACAACGCCCGGCTCGAGGCCGGCGTTGAAGGCGATCTGCTTCAGCGGCGCCGACAGCGCGACACGCACGATGTTCGCACCGGTCGCCTCGTCACCGGTCAGGGTCAGATCGTCGAGCGCGGGCGCCGACTGCAGCAGCGCAACGCCACCACCGGCGACGATGCCCTCTTCGACGGCGGCCTTCGCGTTACGCACGGCATCTTCGATGCGGTGCTTGCGCTCCTTGAGCTCGACCTCGGTCGCGGCACCGGCCTTGATCACCGCAACACCGCCGGCCAGCTTGGCCAGACGCTCCTGCAGCTTCTCCCTGT
This genomic stretch from Nocardia brasiliensis ATCC 700358 harbors:
- a CDS encoding MarR family winged helix-turn-helix transcriptional regulator; its protein translation is MTSLPSTERIGSYVKRAEQALQTAKHAALKPAGVTVPQYAALLHLDENPGISAAALARLCGVTPPTMNTVLSNLQDRGLIERTPHAWHKNILETRLTEAGTAVMRDADARAVRVERAVAAGFTDAERATLQDLLTRCADLFDSVQSETPSATKG
- a CDS encoding SMP-30/gluconolactonase/LRE family protein; the protein is MQHPTRRRRSTLAIALACGLLAACGTEDAAPPTPAAQATRISTAYALPSEHAYPEGIAADPRTGDTYVGSYTTGAIYRATPGAATAEVFLPEGADGRKTANGLKVDQAGRLWVTDSTAGVTVYDTATRAPIARFDVAGTAPRFVNDLAVTPDGTAYLTDSSRGVVYRVTADQVSATAADGGRAELTAHFDLNPAMAPHAPSDFTLNGIVADPAGRYLLAVDMHAGELFRIDLTPNAIGQIRKVALRGGELTFGDGLDLHDHTLWAVQNTAATISRWTLADDGTTATLDARFTDESLALPTTLVRVDDRILVVSSQFDKGGPMGPGTPEPFAVLAVSGI